The Podospora pseudocomata strain CBS 415.72m chromosome 1 map unlocalized CBS415.72m_1, whole genome shotgun sequence genome has a segment encoding these proteins:
- a CDS encoding uncharacterized protein (EggNog:ENOG503NV07; COG:C), producing MSDAATYSVPFWINGEEYHAEKQYDVISPVTGKAIHRSGAASDADVKKAVEAADKAFKTWKKTLPKERRDVFLKAAEIFERRKEELGDYMMQETGAPRQWADFNLDVAKDFCLDIGGRIRTLEGTIPTTADPETGAMIVREPFGVILAIAPWNAPYILGIRSILFPIAAGNTAILKGSEACPRTMWGLCSVFHEAGLPAGVLNMLVHSPQDAPRITANLIAEPAVKKINFTGSTGVGRIIGRLAGENLKPVLLELGGKAPAIVWEDADLDNAAFQCALGAFLNSGQICMSTERILVHKNVRAEFEKRFVGAIDQIFGSAPDAPILINSAAVTKNKALIKDALAKGGELLYGNPDAVEKSDTRMKPVVINNANKEMEIYQTESFGPSVALYEIETEEEALEIANDTEYGLTSAVFTEDLRRGLRFAKEIETGAVHINSMTVHDESALPHGGAKASGYGRFNTATGMAEWVRTKTITYKF from the exons ATGTCTGACGCCGCCACCTACTCGGTCCCTTTCTGGATCAACGGCGAGGAGTACCACGCCGAGAAGCAGTACGATGTCATCTCGCCCGTCACCGGCAAGGCCATCCACCGGTCCGGCGCCGCCTCGGATGCCGACGTGAAGAAGGCCGTCGAGGCCGCCGACAAGGCTTTCAAGACGTGGAAGAAGACACTCCCCAAGGAGCGCCGGGATGTCTTCTTGAAGGCTGCTGAGATCTttgagaggaggaaagaggagCTCGGGGACTACATGATGCAGGAGACTGGTGCCCCTCGCCAGTGGGCCGACTTCAACTTGGACGTCGCGAAGGACTTCTGCCTTGACATTGGCGGCCGGATCCGCACTCTCGAGGGCACCATTCCCACCACTGCCGATCCTGAGACCGGCGCCATGATCGTCAGGGAGCCCTTTGGTGTCATTCTCGCCATTGCCCCATG GAACGCCCCCTACATCCTCGGCATCcgctccatcctcttccccatcgccGCCGGCAACACGGCCATCCTCAAGGGCAGCGAAGCCTGCCCCCGCACCATGTGGGGCCTCTGCTCCGTTTTTCACGAGGCCGGCCTCCCCGCCGGCGTCCTCAACATGCTCGTCCACTCCCCCCAGGACGCCCCCCGCATCACGGCCAACCTCATCGCCGAGCCGGCCGTCAAGAAGATCAACTTCACCGGCTCCACCGGCGTCGGCCGCATCATCGGCCGTCTGGCGGGCGAGAACCTCAAGcccgtcctcctcgagctcggcggcAAGGCCCCCGCCATCGTCTGGGAGGACGCCGACCTCGACAACGCCGCCTTCCAGTGCGCCCTCGGCGCCTTCCTCAACAGCGGCCAGATCTGCATGTCTACCGAGCGCATCCTGGTTCACAAGAACGTCAGGGCCGAATTCGAGAAGAGGTTTGTCGGCGCCATTGACCAGATTTTCGGGTCTGCTCCCGACGCGCCTATCTTGATCAACAGCGCGGCTGtgaccaagaacaaggctCTCATCAAGGATGCGCTGGCCAAGGGCGGCGAGTTGCTGTACGGCAACCCTGACGCTGTGGAGAAGAGCGACACGAGGATGAAGCCGGTTGTGATCAACAATGCGaacaaggagatggagatctACCAGACGGAGAGCTTTGGGCCGTCGGTGGCGTTGTATGAGAttgagacggaggaggaggcgctggAGATTGCGAACGACACCGAGTATGGTCTCACGTCGGCGGTCTTCACGGAGGAtctgaggagggggttgaggtttgCCAAGGAGATCGAGACGGGGGCGGTGCACATCAATAGCATGACGGTGCATGACGAGAGTGCGCTGCCGCACGGTGGCGCGAAGGCGAGCGGGTATGGGAGGTTCAATACTGCCACGGGGATGGCGGAGTGGGTGAGGACCAAGACTATCACTTACAAGTTTTAG
- a CDS encoding uncharacterized protein (EggNog:ENOG503P4AX), with amino-acid sequence MARRRTALRAIALAMILATASAIPTTYEIFPRQEDACGAPNFSGCGNANVPSSFCCPAGDRCLVLAGNTTVVCCPNGSTCQKLRPIDCNIELQDADKAPDSVIKTTALGGSLPKCGSDCCPFGYSCVNGECVMNTNQNAAPSQSSTPSSRPSTTPTSKPSTTASPSETLTATAVPQSAGPPIAGIAGGAAAGAVVLIIAGVLAFIFIRKRKAGQTASSSSSPLKLSRSTSSFGNIISAPILHDDKPALRTDFGARLPTPQMLNNNAMDMRSSVLSYDNNQIVASPPNQNRRMSSVAYGGLIADYSPQQPGGQRKYVDMPDMPVSDDGNPGYQGGLVPRTPEQQGREVSGVSINIFADPRNITPDRTPQQGDDGRRYTDMTTFTEMLDRADLGGVARGDGYVSGGGGEQYGGREGDRYQYGGNGGGYGGLGR; translated from the coding sequence ATGGCCAGGAGACGAACAGCCCTCCGAGCCATCGCTCTCGCCATGATCTTGGCGACCGCGTCCGCGATCCCGACGACATACGAGATATTCCCCAGGCAAGAAGACGCATGCGGCGCACCAAACTTTTCAGGATGCGGCAACGCCAACGTCCCCAGCTCTTTCTGCTGCCCAGCAGGCGACAGGtgcctcgtcctcgccggcAACACCACGGTCGTTTGCTGTCCGAACGGTTCAACATGTCAAAAGCTCCGGCCCATCGACTGCAACATTGAGCTTCAAGACGCCGACAAGGCCCCCGACTCTGTCATCAAGACAACCGCCCTCGGGGGCTCTCTGCCAAAATGCGGCTCTGATTGCTGTCCGTTTGGGTACTCGTGCGTTAATGGCGAGTGTGTCATGAACACCAACCAGAACGCTGCACCTTCGCAGTCGAGCACACCATCTTCGAGACCTTCTACCACCCCCACGTCGAAACCATCGACCACCGCGAGTCCGTCAGAGACGCTGACCGCGACGGCAGTCCCGCAGTCTGCCGGCCCTCCTATCGCCGGAATCGCGGGCGGTGCCGCAGCGGGAGCAGTGGTATTAATCATCGCCGGCGTCCTcgccttcatcttcatccgcAAGAGAAAGGCTGGCCAGACGGCTTCGTCGTCAAGCTCACCCCTCAAACTCTCGCggtcgacctcctcctttggcaacatcatctccGCTCCTATCCTCCACGACGATAAACCGGCGTTGAGAACAGATTTCGGAGCCAGGCTGCCCACCCCGCAAAtgctcaacaacaacgccatgGACATGCGAAGCTCGGTTCTCTCCTACGACAACAACCAGATTGTTGCTTCACCTCCAAACCAGAATAGGAGGATGAGCAGTGTTGCTTATGGGGGGTTGATTGCGGATTATTCACCCCAGCAACCGGGCGGGCAGAGGAAGTATGTGGATATGCCGGATATGCCGGttagtgatgatgggaatcCGGGGTACCAGGGGGGACTGGTGCCGAGGACGCCGGAGCAgcaagggagggaggtgagtgGTGTTAGTATCAATATTTTTGCGGATCCGAGGAATATCACGCCGGATCGGACGCCGCAAcagggggatgatgggaggaggtATACGGATATGACTACTTTTACGGAGATGTTGGACCGGGCGGATTTGGGAGGGGTTGCGAGGGGGGATGGGTATGTTagtggggggggtggggagcagtatggagggagggagggggataggTATCAATATGGGGGTAATGGGGGAGGATATGGGGGGTTAGGGAGATAG
- a CDS encoding uncharacterized protein (COG:S; EggNog:ENOG503Q4NV), with product MAQVRFAPREHPQMEMREKGRTRGPVFTTPAFNDRPNSVYTEFMESEAEMGHEHDDHDDDDDDDEVYSEFGDLEGIEDGECSPRASIGGSSGQHSFTTLSTYDEVQTPRSLRQRPFAFDTYEVKQQPVEGPRGPHLFRSSMSSAQSIELQHALSLSPVTPKKPHLMDYQLQDVHLTALPKKRRNTAGPFEFTDEELDTSALHMWSPEMVAQRMLNAGVELPAAEKFVENDITGAILITLKFEDLKELGISSFGVRTLIWEEIHSMRDMQKPEPMPETPIEDEPDKQVRRELKRKESGATKDKRKPRLKINDVISPLESVSIVGIEQVLPKPHQCSKGENCSKAKRYKRLMEAFQKDHPFLNDKGVIMLAGDLGKVTATTGLVAPEEDEFRPVSDVVPSVVASSDVMGPGAFTTMQYLQEAALRNVETRDAQDNVRHFLDFQHQHSTSSEVPPTPPFEISPMSNSPVYGSNTTTPQPHTGLRGLPKLSIPTHPSTTTPNTYDPQSARARSARPISQVIPSFRELSPSSSESTPTGTAPLYRFGTPFSEMDVPITITSLPAPSRDFSQSVPPDMNYRNPTMRSLSRNTIRRPSFPVMPALDENSIVSPLSNNNNNNNNSHNNIPSTLNRSFSQRRPLQAPPRVNYPWTQTDRPTLEKAIPPTTTTTTTTTTTTNNPAGVKTVNINGRLSPVSDKPTPDMTGGEAISYQGLMKKRKTKMLRHEWHEHFFRLQGTRLTMHKDEKEKNRTLEYIDIDDYAIACSSMQQSGNKLGAAFKAMHIRRGSDELARRGDVGAFSFQLVPQDGRKALGLGGVLSKKKESGAGGEREGIEGAVNGTGKTHHFAVKGRDERIDWMRELMLAKAMKQKGEGFEVVVNGNMI from the exons ATG GCTCAAGTACGCTTCGCTCCACGAGAGCACCCGCAGATGGAAAtgagggaaaaggggaggacgaggggtCCGGTATTCACAACGCCGGCTTTCAATGACAGGCCAAACTCTGTGTACACGGAATTCATGGAGTCAGAAGCCGAGATGGGCCACGAACATGATGAtcatgatgacgacgacgacgacgacgaggtctACAGCGAATTCGGGGATCTGGAAGGAATCGAAGATGGCGAATGTTCCCCCCGTGCCAGCATTGGCGGTTCG TCCGGCCAACACAGCTttaccaccctctccacatACGACGAGGTCCAAACACCAAGGTCCCTGCGGCAACGGCCCTTCGCATTCGACACATATGAAGTGAAGCAGCAACCAGTAGAAGGCCCGAGAGGTCCTCACCTGTTCCGGAGCTCCATGTCCTCGGCCCAGTCCATCGAGTTGCAACATGCGCTTTCGCTCTCGCCTGTGACGCCCAAGAAGCCACATCTGATGGACTACCAGCTTCAGGATGTTCACCTCACCGCTCTGCCAAAAAAGAGGCGCAACACGGCCGGCCCTTTTGAGTTTaccgacgaggagcttgatACGTCGGCGCTGCATATGTGGTCTCCGGAAATGGTTGCGCAGAGGATGCTGAATGCCGGTGTTGAGCTTCCCGCCGCGGAAAAGTTTGTCGAGAATGATATCACGGGTGCTATTTTGATCACGTTGAAGTTTGAGGACTTGAAGGAGCTGGGGATTTCATCTTTTGGCGTGAGGACGTTGATTTGGGAGGAGATTCACAGCATGAGGGACATGCAGAAGCCGGAGCCTATGCCCGAGACACCGATTGAGGATGAGCCGGACAAGCAGGTCAGAAGGGAACtcaagaggaaggagagcgGCGCGACCAAGGACAAGCGGAAGCCGAGGTTGAAGATCAACGATGTCATCTCTCCTTTGGAGTCGGTGTCCATCGTGGGTATTGAGCAGGTACTGCCAAAGCCTCACCAGTGTTCCAAGGGCGAGAACTGCTCCAAGGCCAAGAGATACAAGCGGCTGATGGAGGCCTTCCAGAAGGACCACCCGTTCCTCAACGACAAGGGCGTCATCATGCTTGCCGGCGACCTTGGAAAGGTCACTGCTACCACGGGTCTTGTCGCGCCGGAAGAGGACGAGTTCCGCCCGGTATCCGACGTCGTCCCTTCTGTGGTGGCTTCATCCGATGTCATGGGACCCGGTGCCTTCACAACAATGCAGTACCTCCAAGAAGCTGCCCTTCGTAATGTCGAGACAAGAGACGCCCAGGACAACGTCCGTCACTTCCTCGActtccaacaccaacactcCACCAGCAGCGAAgtccccccaacaccaccctttGAGATCTCCCCCATGAGCAACTCCCCGGTCTACGGCAgcaataccaccaccccccaacctcacacCGGCCTCCGCGGCCTCCCCAAGCTCTccatcccaacccacccatccaccaccacacccaacaCCTATGACCCTCAATCCGCCCGCGCCCGCTCCGCCCGCCCAATCTCTCAAGTCATCCCCTCCTTTCGAGaactctccccctcttcgtcagagtccacccccaccggcaCCGCTCCCTTGTACCGTTTCGGCACACCCTTCTCAGAAATGGACgtgcccatcaccatcacctccctccccgccccctcgCGTGACTTTTCGCAGTCTGTGCCCCCCGACATGAACTACCGCAACCCCACGATGCGGTCCCTGTCGCGCAACACTATCCGCCGgccctccttccccgtcATGCCGGCCCTCGACGAGAACAGCATCgtctcccccctttccaacaacaacaacaacaacaacaacagccacaacaacatcccctccaccctcaaccGCTCTTTTTCACAGCGTCGTCCGTTGCAGGCTCCCCCGAGGGTGAACTACCCCTGGACACAAACCGACCGCCCCACGTTGGAAAAAGCCATCCcccctacaacaacaacaactactactactactacaacaaccaacaaccccgccgGTGTGAAGACAGTCAACATCAACGGCCGACTGTCGCCCGTGAGCGATAAACCCACCCCTGACATGACGGGTGGCGAGGCTATCAGTTATCAAGGTctcatgaagaagagaaaaacaaaGATGCTCAGGCACGAGTGGCACGAGCATTTCTTTAGACTTCAGGGGACAAGGCTGACGATGCacaaggatgagaaggagaagaataGGACGTTGGAGTATATCGATATTGATGACTATGCTATTGCCTGCAGCAGCATGCAGCAGAGCGGGAATAAGCTGGGGGCGGCGTTCAAGGCGATGCATATCCGACGGGGGAGTGATgagttggcgaggaggggggatgtgggTGCTTTTAGTTTTCAGCTGGTGCCGCAGGATGGGAGGAAGGCGcttgggctggggggggTGCTCAgtaagaagaaggagagtggtgccgggggggagagggaggggattgaGGGGGCGGTGAATGGGACGGGGAAGACGCATCATTTTGCGGTcaaggggagggatgagAGGATTGATTGGATGAGGGAGTTGATGCTTGCTAAGGCCATGAAgcagaagggggaggggtttgaggttgtggtgaaTGGGAATATGATTTAG
- the UME6 gene encoding DNA-binding transcriptional regulator ume6 (COG:K; EggNog:ENOG503P0WT), producing MSTLPPNHHGDLMKSSQVNMATTTTTTTTTTTTKAKAASKAQASAAANPKQKTQMHRRSRTGCYTCRLRRKKCDEGSPMCTACKHLGLVCEYKRPMWWSNNDARRKHKDDIKMIIKRKKLSEKSTHSIQTSVNSPPGLSHSLPTSATFSDPFDRTRSQSIDSQFAFNFNSPQSDFSSFSAPQMHPDFLFAPYSPYEIDVKTERQMFINDIPTLRESTTATFSTYQTPPPPGTVLPQFPLEGEWTEQVYTERRESLAEETLNVNFFDFAQGPSVSSRQVAIELDEGDQRLFDHFISSVLPTIFPILESNQHGSISSDLILPALESNKGYLHCCLSIAAQHYKAAMGLEGEEIDGDIMRHRYATISALCEALARDEDHQQILEAALGLIFFQCGVGRFDDTLPDIPWHQHFQAAISLVQKLDLPRIVSDPNEPLTQAPFNMTLTAWIDILGATMLGRAPAFAHTYREKHLSPTNPSLGLRELMGCEDRVMYLISEIACLEALKKDGMDDITLCQHVHVLGDQIGLTEMGDESVPVLPFNANGTLSPKQLSKNITAAFRLAARIYLCSLVPGFHPSQASCVGLVEKLTSVLATIPSGTAGFDRSLSWVYLVGGSVSVPGSSFRAFFEDRVAQLVDLANFGSFGKVTCLLREIWLQSEVISRASSPGSNNEEVQQQQPPAYIHWRDVMQMKGWDYLLI from the exons ATGTCAACACtaccccccaaccaccacggaGACCTCATGAAATCATCCCAAGTCAACATggctaccaccaccacgacaacgacgacaacaacaacaacaaaggccaaggctgcctcCAAAGCCCAGGCCAGTGCCGCTGCCAACCCCAAGCAAAAGACGCAGATGCATCGCCGCTCAAGAACAG GATGCTATACCTGCAGATTAAGAAGAAAAAAGTGCGACGAGGGCTCGCCCATGTGCACTGCCTGCAAGCATCTTGGCCTGGTATGCGAATACAAGCGGCCGATGTGGTGGAGCAACAACGATGCGCGGAGGAAGCACAAGGACGACATCAAGATGATCATCAAGCGCAAGAAGCTTTCCGAGAAGTCAACACACAGCATCCAGACCTCGGTCAACTCACCGCCGGGTCTCTCTCACTCGCTCCCAACCTCTGCTACCTTCTCCGACCCCTTCGACCGCACCCGATCGCAGTCGATTGATTCGCAGTTTGCTTTCAACTTCAACAGCCCACAAAGCGACTTCAGCTCCTTCAGCGCGCCACAGATGCATCCCGACTTTTTGTTTGCTCCGTACTCGCCCTATGAGATTGACGTCAAGACGGAGAGGCAAATGTTCATCAACGACATCCCAACCCTCAGAgagtcaacaacagccacctTCAGCACCTACCAgacccctccgccaccggGAACAGTCCTCCCCCAGTTCCCTCTGGAAGGCGAATGGACGGAGCAGGTGTACACGGAGCGGAGGGAGTCATTGGCCGAGGAGACGCTCAACGTCAACTTCTTTGACTTTGCCCAGGGACCTTCGGTGTCTTCCAGGCAAGTCGCGATTGAGCTGGACGAAGGCGATCAGCGCTTGTTTGATCACTTCATCTCGTCGGTTCTtcccaccatcttccccatcctcgAGTCGAACCAGCATGGATCCATCAGCTccgacctcatcctcccggCGCTGGAGAGCAACAAGGGCTACCTGCACTGCTGCTTGAGCATCGCCGCTCAGCACTACAAGGCCGCCATGGGtctcgagggtgaggagatTGATGGCGACATCATGCGCCACCGCTACGCGACCATCTCTGCTCTGTGCGAAGCCCTCGCACGCGACGAGGACCACCAGCAGATTCTGGAGGCCGCCCTCGGGCTCATCTTCTTTCAATGTGGCGTCGGCCGCTTCGACGACACGCTGCCCGACATTCCCTGGCACCAGCACTTCCAAGCCGCCATCTCGTTGGTGCAGAAGCTCGACCTCCCGCGCATCGTCTCGGACCCCAACGAGCCTTTGACTCAGGCCCCCTTCAACATGACCCTCACCGCGTGGATTGACATTCTCGGCGCCACCATGCTCGGTCGCGCTCCCGCTTTCGCCCACACCTACCGCGAGAAGCACCTGtctcccaccaaccccagcttGGGCTTGCGCGAGCTGATGGGGTGCGAGGACCGCGTCATGTACCTGATCAGCGAGATCGCCTGCCTTGAGGCCCTCAAGAAGGACGGCATGGATGACATCACCCTCTGCCAACACGTCCACGTTCTTGGCGACCAGATCGGTTTGACCGAGATGGGCGATGAGTCCGTCCCGGTTCTTCCCTTCAATGCCAACGGCACCCTCAGCCCCAAGCAGCTCTCCAAGAACATCACGGCCGCCTTCCGCCTCGCCGCCAGGATCTACCTCTGCAGCCTCGTCCCTGGCTTCCACCCCAGCCAGGCGAGCTGTGTCGGTCTTGTCGAGAAGCTCACTTCCGTCTTGGCTACTATTCCCTCTGGCACCGCCGGCTTCGACCGTTCTCTTTCCTGGGTCTACCTCGTCGGTGGCTCCGTCTCCGTTCCCGGCTCCTCCTTCAGGGCCTTCTTCGAGGACCGCGTCGCGCAGCTGGTCGACCTGGCCAACTTTGGCAGCTTTGGCAAGGTGACTTGCCTGTTGAGGGAGATTTGGCTCCAGAGCGAGGTCATCAGCCGGGCTTCGTCTCCTGGCTCCAACAACGAGgaggtgcagcagcagcagccacccgCGTACATCCACTGGAGGGATGTGATGCAGATGAAGGGGTGGGATTACCTTCTCATTTAA
- a CDS encoding uncharacterized protein (EggNog:ENOG503NXRB; COG:Q), whose amino-acid sequence MSYKSSMMTMLSMSEHGSLGPMGVLGVALAGSLSIFLLRSIYYAFLHPLSKIPGPKLYSFWDLPYLYHALRGNWPHKLKDLHDRYGPVVRYTPDNISFITPSAWKTIYGHRHLPGQETFPKDPTAYRPTPSGHPHIIIASDPDHRRQRRLLSHAFSEKALRAQEDILNHYATLLITKLTAKANAKVAVDIVQWFNFTTFDLIGDLAFGQPFNCLDSAAYHPWVSLIFSNIKLGVFFEVLRRHPFLGCLKTFLLPKHLVQSQKEHRALSEKTAKKRLEAGGTERGDFMSYILRHNDEKGMSEGEIIENSSLLIIAGSETTATQLSGTTFWLLKNRDKYDKLVKEIRGRFGREDEIDLVAVGGLEYLEAVLEEGFRMYPPTPLALPRRVPPKGEYIDGYWIPGNTSVAVPQWASYQSSSNFRDPQKFVPERWLGDPRYADDVRGVLQPFSVGPRNCIGRNLAYAEMRLIMARLLWNFDLELMPESEEWNRQRIYVLWEKGAVNVRLTPVVR is encoded by the exons ATGAGCTATAAGTCTTCAATGATGACAATGCTTAGCATGTCGGAACACGGCTCTCTGGGCCCCATGGGAGTACTAGGGGTAGCACTAGCTGGG tctctctccatcttcctcctccgcagcaTCTACTACgccttcctccaccccctctccaaaatcccCGGCCCCAAGCTCTACTCCTTCTGGGACCTCCCCTACCTCTACCACGCCCTCCGCGGCAACTGGCCCCACAAACTCAAAGACCTCCATGACCGGTACGGCCCCGTGGTCCGCTACACCCCCGACAACATCTCCTTtatcaccccctccgcctggAAAACCATCTACGGCCACCGCCACCTTCCCGGTCAAGAAACCTTCCCCAAAGATCCCACCGCCTACCGCCCAACCCCCTCGGGCCACccccacatcatcatcgcctccGACCCcgaccaccgccgccagcgccgcctcctctcccacgccTTCTCCGAAAAAGCCCTCCGTGCCCAAGAGGACATCCTGAACCACTacgccaccctcctcatcaccaagctcaccgccaaagccaacGCCAAAGTAGCAGTCGACATAGTCCAGTGGTTCAACTTCACCACCTTTGACCTGATCGGCGACCTCGCCTTTGGTCAGCCCTTCAACTGCCTCGATTCAGCCGCCTACCACCCCTGGGTGTccctcatcttctccaacatcaagctcGGCGTGTTTTTCGAGGTTCTCCGTCGCCACCCTTTTCTCGGCTGTCTCAAGACATTCCTCTTGCCTAAGCACCTGGTACAAAGCCAAAAGGAGCACCGGGCGTTGAGCGAGAAGACAGCCAAGAAACGGCTCGAGGCAGGGGGGACGGAAAGGGGGGACTTCATGAGCTATATCCTGAGGCATAATGACGAGAAGGGGATGAGCGAGGGGGAGATTATAGAGAATAGTAGTTTGCTTATTATCGCTGGGAGTGAGACTACTGCTACGCAGCTGAGCGGGACGACGTtttggttgttgaagaacAGGGACAAGTATGACAAACTGGTCAAGGAGATTAGGGGGAGGTTTGGCAGGGAGGACGAGATTGatttggtggcggtgggggggttggagtatTTGGAGGcggttttggaggaggggtttagGATGT ATCCCCCTACACCACTCGCTTTGCCGAGACGGGTTCCCCCAAAGGGGGAGTATATAGATGGGTATTGGATTCCCGGTAAT ACATCAGTAGCAGTCCCTCAATGGGCCTCGTACCAATCCTCTTCCAACTTTCGCGATCCTCAGAAATTTGTTCCCGAACGCTGGCTCGGCGACCCGAGATATGCTGATGATGTGCGGGGGGTGCTGCAGCCTTTTTCGGTCGGGCCGAGGAATTGTATTGGGAGGAATTTGGCGTATGCTGAGATGAGGTTGATcatggcgaggttgttgtgGAATTTCGACTTGGAGTTGATGCCGGAGAGTGAGGAGTGGAATAGGCAGAGGATTTATGTGCTctgggagaagggggctgTCAATGTGAGGCTTACGCCGGTTGTTAGGTGA